The following proteins are encoded in a genomic region of Aquifex aeolicus VF5:
- the argC gene encoding N-acetyl-gamma-glutamyl-phosphate reductase, protein MEQTLRVSVFGATGYTGIELLRSLLTHPHFEVKNLISQSYKGKKVREVLPFFSNTYISEIEFLEEPVEDYELAFLCLPHEVSYEIVPKLLSQGKKVVDLSGAYRIKSPKAYEEFYGFKHEREDILQRAVYGLPEVFREEIKNSDLVANPGCYPTATLLAIYPFLKERVGIESVIVHALSGVSGAGRKPKQQFHFPEMTENFFNYAVEKHRHTPEMEDVIRRVYGREVKVRFTPTVVPTSRGMISTVYLKSEKLNVKELFKEVYEDEIFVKVVDEPPQTKWVLGTNYCFIYPHYDERTGYYVIISAIDNLGKGASLQAVQNANLMFGLAEDDGLLQLPVFP, encoded by the coding sequence ATGGAGCAAACGTTAAGAGTTTCCGTTTTCGGTGCCACCGGTTATACCGGTATAGAACTCCTTCGCTCCCTTCTCACACACCCCCACTTTGAAGTAAAAAACCTTATCTCTCAGTCTTACAAAGGCAAAAAAGTAAGGGAGGTACTTCCCTTCTTTTCAAACACCTACATATCCGAGATAGAGTTCCTTGAAGAACCTGTTGAAGACTACGAACTTGCCTTTTTATGCCTTCCTCACGAAGTCTCCTACGAGATAGTTCCCAAACTGCTCTCCCAGGGCAAAAAGGTTGTGGACCTATCCGGTGCTTACAGGATAAAAAGTCCCAAAGCTTACGAGGAATTTTACGGATTTAAACACGAGAGGGAAGATATCCTTCAGAGGGCTGTTTACGGACTTCCAGAAGTTTTTAGAGAGGAGATAAAAAATAGCGATCTCGTGGCAAACCCCGGGTGTTATCCAACGGCTACACTTCTGGCAATATACCCCTTCCTCAAGGAAAGGGTGGGAATAGAGAGTGTAATTGTTCACGCCCTTTCGGGTGTGAGCGGAGCGGGAAGGAAGCCAAAACAACAATTTCACTTCCCCGAAATGACGGAAAACTTCTTCAATTACGCGGTAGAAAAGCACAGGCACACTCCCGAGATGGAAGACGTAATAAGGAGAGTTTACGGAAGAGAAGTAAAGGTAAGGTTTACTCCCACCGTAGTTCCTACCTCAAGGGGAATGATATCCACGGTTTACCTGAAATCAGAAAAATTAAACGTAAAGGAGCTTTTCAAGGAAGTTTACGAAGACGAGATTTTCGTAAAGGTTGTGGACGAACCACCTCAAACCAAGTGGGTTCTGGGAACCAATTACTGTTTTATTTATCCCCATTACGACGAAAGGACAGGCTATTACGTTATTATTTCTGCAATTGACAACTTGGGTAAAGGAGCTTCTCTACAGGCGGTTCAAAACGCAAATTTAATGTTCGGGCTTGCGGAAGACGACGGGCTCCTTCAACTTCCCGTTTTCCCCTGA
- the dnaN gene encoding DNA polymerase III subunit beta produces the protein MRVKVDREELEEVLKKARESTEKKAALPILANFLLSAKEENLIVRATDLENYLVVSVKGEVEEEGEVCVHSQKLYDIVKNLNSAYVYLHTEGEKLVITGGKSTYKLPTAPAEDFPEFPEIVEGGETLSGNLLVNGIEKVEYAIAKEEANIALQGMYLRGYEDRIHFVGSDGHRLALYEPLGEFSKELLIPRKSLKVLKKLITGIEDVNIEKSEDESFAYFSTPEWKLAVRLLEGEFPDYMSVIPEEFSAEVLFETEEVLKVLKRLKALSEGKVFPVKITLSENLAIFEFADPEFGEAREEIEVEYTGEPFEIGFNGKYLMEALDAYDSERVWFKFTTPDTATLLEAEDYEKEPYKCIIMPMRV, from the coding sequence ATGCGCGTTAAGGTGGACAGGGAGGAGCTTGAAGAGGTTCTTAAAAAAGCAAGAGAAAGCACGGAAAAAAAAGCCGCACTCCCGATACTCGCGAACTTCTTACTCTCCGCAAAAGAGGAAAACTTAATCGTAAGGGCAACGGACTTGGAAAACTACCTTGTAGTCTCCGTAAAGGGGGAGGTTGAAGAGGAAGGAGAGGTTTGCGTCCACTCTCAAAAACTCTACGATATAGTCAAGAACTTAAATTCCGCTTACGTTTACCTTCATACGGAAGGTGAAAAACTCGTCATAACGGGAGGAAAGAGTACGTACAAACTTCCGACAGCTCCCGCGGAGGACTTTCCCGAATTTCCAGAAATCGTAGAAGGAGGAGAAACACTTTCGGGAAACCTTCTCGTTAACGGAATAGAAAAGGTAGAGTACGCCATAGCGAAGGAAGAAGCGAACATAGCCCTTCAGGGAATGTATCTGAGAGGATACGAGGACAGAATTCACTTTGTAGGTTCGGACGGTCACAGGCTTGCACTTTATGAACCTCTAGGAGAGTTTTCCAAGGAACTCCTCATACCCAGAAAGAGCTTAAAGGTTTTAAAGAAGCTAATAACGGGCATAGAGGACGTAAACATTGAAAAGAGTGAAGACGAGTCTTTTGCTTACTTCTCCACTCCCGAGTGGAAACTCGCCGTTAGACTCCTGGAAGGAGAATTCCCGGACTACATGAGTGTCATCCCTGAGGAGTTTTCGGCGGAAGTCTTGTTTGAGACAGAGGAAGTCTTAAAGGTTTTAAAGAGGTTGAAGGCTTTAAGCGAAGGAAAAGTTTTTCCCGTGAAGATTACCTTAAGCGAAAACCTTGCCATCTTTGAGTTCGCGGATCCGGAGTTCGGAGAAGCGAGAGAGGAAATTGAAGTGGAGTACACGGGAGAGCCCTTTGAGATAGGATTCAACGGAAAGTACCTTATGGAGGCGCTTGACGCCTACGACAGCGAAAGAGTGTGGTTCAAGTTCACAACCCCCGACACGGCCACTTTATTGGAGGCTGAAGA